Within the Gracilinema caldarium DSM 7334 genome, the region TTTTGGGCACCCTTTCGGGGTGCCCAGTACTAAACCTCAACGCAAACCTTAGCGGTACTCTTCCCAGGCCTTAATTTCGAGACCCCTCTGTTCCTTGTACACCAGTGAATCGATAAACTGCCGGGCCACCTTGATATTGGTAAAGAGGGGAATATCAAAGTCAACTGCCAGCCGGCGGATGAGGTAGTCATTCTTCAATTCGGTCTGCCGGTTATTTTTAGGTATATTGATGACCATATCCACCGCCCGAGACTTGATCATAGTTGCTATGTTGGGTTCCTTGGATTCCAGAGGCCAGTTTAGTGCTGTGGCTTTTACCCCATTAGATTCAAGAAATTTAACCGTGCCCCGGGATCCATAGAGCTCATAGCCCATTTCTACCAGTTTCCTTGCGGAATCCAAAAAGTCTACCTTGTCTTCAATAGGACCAGTAGAAAGGAGGATTTTCTTCTTCGGAATCCGGTACCCAACGGAGAGCATCGCCTTTAAGAATGCATCGTCAAGGTCCGTACCAATACAGCCCACTTCGCCGGTGGATGCCATTTCCACCCCCGTAACCGGGTCTGCTCCATGGAGCCGGGAAAAGCTGAACTGGGCAGCCTTGACGCCGACCCATTCCAGGTCAAGGGCCGAAGCAGGTGCTTTCTGGACCGGTTCGTCGAGCATTGCCCGTGTTGCCATTTCGATCATATTTACCCGGCTTACTTTGGAACAGAAGGGGAAGCTCCGGCTGGCCCGCAGGTTGCATTCAATAACCCGTACCCGGTTCCGTTGGGCAAGGAACTGGATGTTAAAGGGGCCTGTAATGTCCAAGGCCTGGGCAATACGGGCGGTAATCTTGCGGATTTTTCTGATTGTCTCAATATAAAGCCGTTGAGCCGGCAGGACTACCGTGGCATCCCCCGAGTGAACCCCCGCATTTTCTATATGTTCGGTGATGGCATGAAAGAGTATCTCACCCCGCTTTGCCACCGCATCAACCTCGATCTCCTTAGAGTTCTCCACAAATTTTGAAATTACTACCGGGTGTTCCGCGGAAACCTCTGCCGCAAGCCCCAGGTAATCCTCCAGACTCTCATCATCCCAGGCGACGTTCATTGCCGCTCCGGAAAGCACATAACTGGGCCGGATAAGTACTGGGTAACCTACTTGTGCCGCAAAGGCTTTAGCGCTGGCCAAGTCGGTTAGTTCCTTCCATTCAGGCTGTTCAATCCCAAGCTCATCTAGGAGGGCGGAGAACTTGTGCCGGTTTTCGGCCATATCGATGGAATCGGGTCTGGTTCCTAAAATGATGGTCCCCGCTTTGTAGAGCTTGGTGGCTAGATTGTTGGGAATCTGTCCCCCCATGGAAAGGATGAGACCTTCGGGCTGTTCGTATTCGTATATATCCAGAACTCGTTCCAGGCTGAGTTCTTCAAAATAGAGCCGGTCGCACACATCATAATCGGTGGAGACCGTTTCGGGGTTACAGTTAACCATGATAGTGTAGCGGCCAATCTTGCGGGCAGTCTGTACCGTATTAACGCAGCACCAGTCAAACTCGACACTGCTGCCAATCCGATAGGGTCCGGAACCCAGAACCATGACGCCCCGGTTAGCAGGCAGCACATCGTTGATAGCAAGGGCTGCTGGTGCTGCCTGGGTGTTGGTTGTAGTACCGTAAGTCATATAGAGATAATTCGTTTTTGCTGGATATTCAGCCGCCAGAGTATCAATTTGTTTAATGGCTGGTTTTAACCGGTACTCGTCCCGGAGCTTGCGAATCCGCTCTTCTGGAAACCCCAGGATTTCTCCAATACGGGCATCGGAAAAACCCTGCCGCTTTGCCTGAGCAAGGAGTGCCCTGTCGGGTAGGCTCGCTGTTGTATTATTATCTGAGCGATCTGGGCGGTGTGCTATAGCACGAGGGCGGACCGCTGTCGTGCTCGGGAAGCCTTCTGGAACGCCGGTTCTCGTCTGGGTTGTTCTAGCTTTAAGTTGTCTAAGATTCCGTTCCGTCTCAAGTACCGCAGCTATTTTAGAGAGGAACCAGCGGTCTATTTTAGTAATTTTATGAATTTTATCCACAGACCAGCCAGAGTCCAGGGCTCGGTAAATCGCAAATATACGCCGGTCCGTCGGTTTTGCCAGGGCTTCCTTGAGGTCCTTAAACTCGCTGCCCAAAAGCCGGTCTTCGCCGCTTAAGCCCGGTGCTCCGATGCCGGTCATTCTGATTGCCTTTTGCAGGGCCTCTTCGAAGGTTCGGCCGATGGACATTACTTCTCCAACAGATTTCATTTCTGAGCCGATCCGCTGGTCTACATTTTTAAACTTGGTCAGGTCCCACCGAGGGATTTTTACAACGCAGTAGTCCAGGGCAGGTTCAAAACAGCTTTTGGTAACCTGGGTAATCCGATTCTCGATATTGACAAGGGAATACCCCAGGGCAAGCTTTGCCGCTACATAGGCTAGGGGGTAGCCTGTAGCCTTGGATGCCAGGGCGGAACTCCGAGAAAGCCGGGCATTTACTTCGATAATCCGGTAATCCTCCGAATAGGGGTCCAGGGCATATTGGATATTACATTCCCCCACAATACCCAGGTGCCGGATTACATCGATGGCAATACGGCGCAGTTTATGGTATTCCGAATCGGTGAGGGTTTGGGAAGGTGCGACGACGATGCTTTCTCCTGTATGGATACCCAGGGGGTCAAAGTTTTCCATATTACAGACCGTAATGCAGTTGTCAAAACGGTCCCGGACAACCTCATATTCAATTTCCTTCCATCCTCCGAGCCATTCTTCCACCAGCACCTGGGGAGCATGGGCAAAGGCCCGATCACAGCGCCGTCTCAATTCTGCCTCATTTTTACAAAGCCCAGAACCGGCTCCTCCCAGGGCATAGGCCACACGGACCATCACCGGATAGCCAATCTCTTTTGCCGCAGCCACTGCCGCTTCGGTACTGGTGGTGGCGATACTCCGGGGCGTTTTTGCTCCAATTTCGTTTAACCGGTCTACGAAAAGCTGCCGGTCCTCCGTATCTTCTATGGTCTTTACCGGAGTTCCCAGCACTTCGACACCGTATTTATAGAGGGTCCCATCCTTTGCCAGGGCAACCCCGCAGTTCAATGCAGTTTGTCCGCCGAAGGAAAGAAAAATCCCGTCGGGCCGTTCCTTTTCAATGACCTGCCGAACATATTCAGGGGTGATTGGTAAAAAATAGGTAGCATCAGCCATGCCTTCGCTAGTCTGGATGGTGGCTATATTCGGATTAATGAGCACCGAATGTATGCCCTCTTCCCGGAGCACCTTAAGGGCTTGGGAACCCGAGTAGTCAAATTCACCGGCCTGACCTATTTTAAGCCCCCCGGACCCCAGGACTAGTATTTTTTTATATTGATGTAATGCTGTTCTGCTCATTATTTACCCCCTGCCATGTTTCGCTTCACATCCTGAATAAATGCATCGATGAGGAACTCCGTATCCCGGGGACCCGGACAGCCCTCGGGATGAAACTGAACGGCTCTGAAAAGTCCCTTTTCAGACCTGATCCCTTCTACGGTGCCGTCGTTAGCATTTTCAAACCAGGTTTTCCAATTCCGCGGCAGGGTATCCTCCCGGACCGCATAACCATGGTTCTGGCTGGTAATGTAACACCGTTCGGTACCGCTTTCTCTGCAGGGTTGATTCTGGCCCCGGTGCCCATAGGGCAATTTATAGGTATCCGCACCAGCCGCAAGGGCCATAAGCTGGTTCCCCAGACAAATGCCAAAGATGGGTTTGGTATCCTGAAGAGCCCTGCGGACCGTAGCAATGGTTTTTGCACAGGCCTTTGGGTCCCCCGGCCCGTTGGATAAAAAGAGTCCGTCATACTCTATATCTGAAAGGTCATGATCCCAGGGTAGCCGGATGACTTCGACTCCCCGACTTAAAAGTACTCTCAAAATATTGGCTTTAGCTCCGCAATCTAAAAGGGCAATCCTCGGAACAGCACCATGCTCCATCGACTGGGGGCTATAGATCTGAACTTCCTTTGGGGAAACCTCCGCGACTGGGTGAGCAATATCGCCAGAATCAAAGGTTACATCCCGGCTGCCCTCTACGAGAATTTTACCCCGCATCACCCCATGTTCCCGGAGACGTTCAGTTAATGCCCGGGTGTCTATTCCAGAAATTCCCACTACATTCTGTTTTTCCATCCATTGGGAGAGGGTTGCACCACTGGCAAAATGACTTGGTTCCTCGCATAGGTCTGCCACTACAAAACCTGCAACTTGGATACGGTGAGATTCAAAGTGAATCGGGATCCCCCAAGCATCCAGGGCCATATTCCCCTGTATATCCAGGGGGACTCCATAATTTCCGATAAGGGGGTACGTGGCTACGAGAATTTGTCCCCGATAGCTCGGGTCGGTGAGTGACTGAGGATAACCGGTCATCCCAGTGGTAAAGACCACTTCTCCTGCCTGGGAACGGGCCTTGCCAAAGGCCAATCCAAAAAACTCTGAACCGTCTTCCAATACAAGCCTGGCGGAGAGCCGGCTGCTATTTACCTTGCGTTTCATGGAACCTCCAGTGGGTATTTTCCCAATAATACGGATAAAATGAAGATTTTACAAGATAGCTAGGAAAAATTAGGAATAGAAATTATAAAAAATAGCTGAAAACCAGTTTGTTTGTAGGCTAAAAATGCAAGAAATACTTATTTCTATTCTTAGAAACACTTGATTGGTTACAAAAATATAACAGCGGTCCTATAAATTACCCAATGAGATCGCAGAAAACTCCTTGTGACAATTCAACCAATACCTGAGGATCAATGAGGATCTGCAGGCCCCGGCGGCCTGCACTTACTGAAATGGATTCAAAGATGAGGGCCGTTTCATCAATATAGGTGGGAAATTTCTTTTTCATAAGTAGGGGTGAACAGCCCCCGCGGATGTAGCCTGTTACCGCTTCCAATTCGCGGAGGGGGAGGGGGCGAACTGCCTTGTCCCCCGCTGCTCTTGCTGCTTTTTTTACATCGACTTCACAGGTTCCTGGAATAACACAGACCAGATAGCCACTGCGCTCACCTTCCAAAACAATAGTCTTAAATACCCGGTCCGCTTCCAGGCCCAGGAGTTCCGCCGCGTGGGTAGCAGAGAGGTCAGTTTCATCAACCTCATACTCCAGAACCTGAAAGGGTATATGTTGTTGTTCGAGCATCCGGATTACGGTGGTTTTTTCCATACACAGTCTGAGCCTTTGTTCCTGGAAGTGTTTACTTCGAGAGAGCTTTTACTGCCTGAGCCAGAGCCCGGCCCCGTTCTTCCAGAATCTTCAGGTCTGCTTCGGTCGGAGCTCCGGGCCATTCATGGGATTCCAGAGAGGTCCACTTAAGATCAGCAATGGCCGCTTCATATTCCTTTTTTGCTCCTCCGACCCAGCCCCAGGAACCAATGCGGAGCACCTGTTTGTTATAGACATGCTTCCGTTTTAGTATGTCGATCACATAAGCCATAGGCGGGAACATGGCGTACTCATAGGTTGGCATGGCCAGAACTATACCGGCACTTTTATAGGCGTCTGCCAACACATAGGATACGTCCTCGTTGGGAACCCGGTGGATTGAGTAGGGGACCCCTTCGGCTTCGATACCACGGATAACCGCATCGAGGCCAGCCTTGGTGTTCCCATACATGGATCCCCAGACTATAGCGATCTCCTTTTCCGGTTTGCCGTTGGTATAGGTCGCATAGTTCAGGTAGCGCTCAACAATTTTAAGCGGTTCCTTCCGCCACACAATACCATGGCTCGGTGCAACACAGCGGATCTGCAGGCCTTCGAGCTTTTTAACCGCCCGTTCAACAAAAATGGAAAAGGATCCCACAATATTGGCATAGTAGCGAAGACTTTCCCTTTCATAAAAAGCATGTTCCTCTGGGGTAAACTGATCATCAAAGACCCGGTCCCCGAGGGCTCCAAAGGATCCGAATGCATCACAGCTAAAGAGGGTGCCCGATGTAGCTTCCCAGGTCATCATGGTTTCAGGCCAGTGCACATTGGGGGTTTCGTAAAATTCAAGAACCATCCCCCGGCCAAGATCCAGCTTATCCCCGGTTTTAACCGCCCGTACATTGTCTGAAAGGTGGTAAAAACTCTTAACCAGTTCAATCCCCTTGGCGGTCGAAAGAATTTCTATGTTGGGGTTGATAGCTTTAAATTCTCCCAGCCACCCCGTATGGTCCGGTTCCAGGTGATTTAAGATCAGGTAACTAATGTCCTTAAAAGAAATACCGATCGATGCTAACTCTGTTTCCAACTGTTTGGGTGCATCGGTCCAATCCCGAACAAGGTCAATCAGGGCGATTTTATCTCCCCGAACTACATAGGAATTAAGAGATACTCCTTCTGGAATAGGCCAGATGCCTTCGAATAAATCGGTTGTTTGTATGTCCGCATGTAAACAGTAAATTGAATCGGAAATAGAATATGCTTTCATAAGTTCCTCTTTCTTGTATAAAGATTACTAAAAGAATTAAACTTAGTATAGCAAAAATTAGGGCTCTTGCAAGACTTTTGCAAAGCTCTATTTGCATGAAGTGGTATGAGTGGGCTATAGTTATTATAGTTAGATGGTATACAAAGGGAGAGACTTCATTTTCAGTATCCCAAGGGTATGTAATGGAACATAATATATATACAGAACTGGTACAGGAACTGAATAAGGAATTGGAAATAGCCTGGAAACTATCTAGTGCTCATCCGATTCTAGCAATCGAAAAGGTTGAAACCCTCTTTCATCGTGCAGAAGAACTGCAGTATCAGAAGGGTAAAGCTTGGGCTCTGCTTATAAAGTCAAGAAGTGCTTTTATGATGTCTAATATGGAACTTGCTAATAGCTCAGTTAACAAAGCTATTTCGATGTTTCAAAAAGATAATGAAATATCGAGCCTTGCTGAAGCCTTTTTAATTAAATCAGCCATTTCCCTTAAACAAGGATCCCTAGATAAGGCTTTAAACGCTGCTACAAAAACCCTTGAAATAGCAAAATCCTGTAATGACATACTACTCGAAGCTAGAGCTGAGAATGGTCTTGGAGAGGTTTTGTTAAAAGCAGGAGCGGTCCATGAAAGCTTGGAATATCTCATGCAAGCTTCATCGTATCTTAAGAAGTTAGAAAACAATTTTAAACAAGAAAGTTCTGATATAGTATTTTCTGAAGATGAATATAGCCCTGCCGATGATGAAATATTAAATTTACACGCACGGCTTTTTTATAACTTAGGGAATGCGTTCCTGAGCATTGGTGAAACTAATAATGCCATTGAGCATTTTGAGTTGGCCCTTGAGTCCACCGAGCAAAATCAGGATAACACATTGGAATTGTTAATTTATAAAGGCCTCTCTATTGCATATCGAAGAAATGGAAATAGATCGAAGGCTCAAGATCTTCTATTTCATGCGATTGAATTTGCGCAAACTTTACAGCAGGATCTAATGCTTCTTGAATTATACCTGGAACAAGCGCTCATTCTTATTGAGGCGGATATTTACCCGGAGGCTATAGAAACCCTATCTCGGGTTATAGCCGAGGGGGAAAAAAATCGACTCCTTCCA harbors:
- the carB gene encoding carbamoyl-phosphate synthase large subunit — its product is MSRTALHQYKKILVLGSGGLKIGQAGEFDYSGSQALKVLREEGIHSVLINPNIATIQTSEGMADATYFLPITPEYVRQVIEKERPDGIFLSFGGQTALNCGVALAKDGTLYKYGVEVLGTPVKTIEDTEDRQLFVDRLNEIGAKTPRSIATTSTEAAVAAAKEIGYPVMVRVAYALGGAGSGLCKNEAELRRRCDRAFAHAPQVLVEEWLGGWKEIEYEVVRDRFDNCITVCNMENFDPLGIHTGESIVVAPSQTLTDSEYHKLRRIAIDVIRHLGIVGECNIQYALDPYSEDYRIIEVNARLSRSSALASKATGYPLAYVAAKLALGYSLVNIENRITQVTKSCFEPALDYCVVKIPRWDLTKFKNVDQRIGSEMKSVGEVMSIGRTFEEALQKAIRMTGIGAPGLSGEDRLLGSEFKDLKEALAKPTDRRIFAIYRALDSGWSVDKIHKITKIDRWFLSKIAAVLETERNLRQLKARTTQTRTGVPEGFPSTTAVRPRAIAHRPDRSDNNTTASLPDRALLAQAKRQGFSDARIGEILGFPEERIRKLRDEYRLKPAIKQIDTLAAEYPAKTNYLYMTYGTTTNTQAAPAALAINDVLPANRGVMVLGSGPYRIGSSVEFDWCCVNTVQTARKIGRYTIMVNCNPETVSTDYDVCDRLYFEELSLERVLDIYEYEQPEGLILSMGGQIPNNLATKLYKAGTIILGTRPDSIDMAENRHKFSALLDELGIEQPEWKELTDLASAKAFAAQVGYPVLIRPSYVLSGAAMNVAWDDESLEDYLGLAAEVSAEHPVVISKFVENSKEIEVDAVAKRGEILFHAITEHIENAGVHSGDATVVLPAQRLYIETIRKIRKITARIAQALDITGPFNIQFLAQRNRVRVIECNLRASRSFPFCSKVSRVNMIEMATRAMLDEPVQKAPASALDLEWVGVKAAQFSFSRLHGADPVTGVEMASTGEVGCIGTDLDDAFLKAMLSVGYRIPKKKILLSTGPIEDKVDFLDSARKLVEMGYELYGSRGTVKFLESNGVKATALNWPLESKEPNIATMIKSRAVDMVINIPKNNRQTELKNDYLIRRLAVDFDIPLFTNIKVARQFIDSLVYKEQRGLEIKAWEEYR
- the carA gene encoding glutamine-hydrolyzing carbamoyl-phosphate synthase small subunit, whose product is MKRKVNSSRLSARLVLEDGSEFFGLAFGKARSQAGEVVFTTGMTGYPQSLTDPSYRGQILVATYPLIGNYGVPLDIQGNMALDAWGIPIHFESHRIQVAGFVVADLCEEPSHFASGATLSQWMEKQNVVGISGIDTRALTERLREHGVMRGKILVEGSRDVTFDSGDIAHPVAEVSPKEVQIYSPQSMEHGAVPRIALLDCGAKANILRVLLSRGVEVIRLPWDHDLSDIEYDGLFLSNGPGDPKACAKTIATVRRALQDTKPIFGICLGNQLMALAAGADTYKLPYGHRGQNQPCRESGTERCYITSQNHGYAVREDTLPRNWKTWFENANDGTVEGIRSEKGLFRAVQFHPEGCPGPRDTEFLIDAFIQDVKRNMAGGK
- a CDS encoding FprA family A-type flavoprotein → MKAYSISDSIYCLHADIQTTDLFEGIWPIPEGVSLNSYVVRGDKIALIDLVRDWTDAPKQLETELASIGISFKDISYLILNHLEPDHTGWLGEFKAINPNIEILSTAKGIELVKSFYHLSDNVRAVKTGDKLDLGRGMVLEFYETPNVHWPETMMTWEATSGTLFSCDAFGSFGALGDRVFDDQFTPEEHAFYERESLRYYANIVGSFSIFVERAVKKLEGLQIRCVAPSHGIVWRKEPLKIVERYLNYATYTNGKPEKEIAIVWGSMYGNTKAGLDAVIRGIEAEGVPYSIHRVPNEDVSYVLADAYKSAGIVLAMPTYEYAMFPPMAYVIDILKRKHVYNKQVLRIGSWGWVGGAKKEYEAAIADLKWTSLESHEWPGAPTEADLKILEERGRALAQAVKALSK
- the ybaK gene encoding Cys-tRNA(Pro) deacylase — encoded protein: MEKTTVIRMLEQQHIPFQVLEYEVDETDLSATHAAELLGLEADRVFKTIVLEGERSGYLVCVIPGTCEVDVKKAARAAGDKAVRPLPLRELEAVTGYIRGGCSPLLMKKKFPTYIDETALIFESISVSAGRRGLQILIDPQVLVELSQGVFCDLIG